The Dethiosulfovibrio peptidovorans DSM 11002 nucleotide sequence AGATACGGAGATCCTGGAGGACCCCGCGTCGAGACTGTTCTCCATCAGCTCTTTGACGACAGAGATAGGTCTTTCTACGACCTCTCCCGCCGCTATTCTCATGGCCACTGTTTGGGGCAGTCTATGGATCGTCAAGGTTTCACCGCCTTTCGGGCTTCCTCGTGCAGTTCGTAGACCTTTTCCAGAGCCTGAATAGGAGTCAGTTCGTCCGGGGATAGAGAGGCTAGTTCCTGTATTATGGCGTCTCCCTTCAGGTCGAAAAACTCCATCTGAACGGAGGGCTCCGGAACCGACGCCCCATCGTCCGATCTTTTCTCGAAACGTTCCAAAAGCTCCTGAGCCCGACACAGAACCACCCGGGGCAATCCTGCCAGCCGAGCCACCTCGACTCCGTAGGATCTATCGGCTTGACCGGGGATCACCCTATGAAGAAAAGTCACCCCGTCCGGACGCTCCTCCACCTCCACCCTCAGGTTGAAGACGTGGGGCATCCGCCTCTCCAGAGCGGTAAGTTCGTGATAGTGGGTGGCGAAAAGAACCTTGGGACAGCGGCCACAGGCGCCCTGAAGGTACTCCAGGACGGCCCAGGCTATACTCATGCCGTCGTAGGTGGACGTTCCTCGTCCCACCTCGTCTAAAATAACCAGGCTTCTGTCCGTGACGTTGTGCAGTATGTTGGCGGTCTCGACCATCTCGACCATGAAGGTACTGTTTCCGAAGGCCAGTTCATCCCTGGCTCCCAGTCTGGTGAAAACCCTGTCGCAGAGCCCCAGCTCTGCCGATTCCGCCGGTATATAGGTCCCCATTTGAGCCATTATGACGAGAAGGGCGGTCATCCTGAGATAGGTGGACTTGCCCGCCATGTTGGGCCCGGTAACTATGGCCAACCTGTTTCCGTCCATCTTCATATCCACGTCGTTCGGGACAAAGGGGATCTCTTTCTGTACGGCCTCGACCACGGGATGGCGACCTCCTCTTATCGAGATGTCTCCACCATCGTTGAAATCAGGTCTGATATATCCTCTCTCTCTGGAGACCTCCGCAAGGGAGACCAGGACATCCAGATTACCCAACGCCCTGCCTAGAGACTGAAGCTTTTCGGTCTTCTCTAGAGTTTTCTCCAAGAGCATACCGTACAGTTCGGTCTCTCTCTTTCGAACCTCCTCTTCCGATCTCGACATTCTTTCCTCGAAATCGCGGAGCTCCGACGTGGTGTAGCGCTCCGCCGAAACCAGGGTCTGCCGCCTCCTGTAATCCTCGGGAAGCTCGAGATCGTCTCTCATAGATCCCTTCCCTATCTCCAAGTAATAACCGAAGACCCTGGAATATCCCGTCTTTAGCCTGGGGATGGAGAGCCGATCCCTCTCCCTCTGGGTAAAATCGTTCAGCCATTCCTGACCTCTCTCGGCAAAGCCCCTCCATTCGTCCAGTTTATCGTCGAAACCGTCTCTCACTATTTTCCCGTTTCCCAGAACCCTGGACGGACTATCCTCAATTCCCCTGGCTAGAAGATCCGATACGTCACGAAAATCGTCGCTACAGGGAAGAAGATGGGACAACCCCGCACCTTTCAGAGCTATCTCTATGGAGGGAAGAGCGGATAATGTATCCCTAATCGCCGCCAGGTCCCTGGGGTTTCCCGATCTCATATGCAGCCTAGCCAGAGATCTCTCTATATCCTTGCAATGCACGAGTCCCTTCTGCAGATCGTTCAATTCATCCGAGAAATTAAGTAGGGTTTCCTGAACGTCTAGACGGCGGGATATTTCCCCTGGGTCCATCAAGGGCCTCGTTATCCACTCTCTCAGACGCCTTCTTCCGCAGGCCGTCTTGCATCGGTTCAGTATGTCGTAGAGGGACGGTCCGTCACCGTCGAAAAGCTCGAGATTCCTTTGAGTGGTCACATCGAGATGTAGATATCGGGAGGAAAGCACCGGGGCTATTCCCGAGACGTGCCTGGCAGCTCCGAACTGAGTCTCCTCCAGATAACGAAGCAGCGCGGCAGCCACCCCTATTTCCGGGGCACCGTCCTGAAAACCGAAACCCTGAAGGGAGGCCAGGCCCCATCTATGTTGAAGCCATCTGGCCCCTCCGGCTGGATCGAAATCCTCTACAGGCAGCTCGACGACAGGAGAACTCTCGATAAGGGAAGCTATCTCCTCCGGGATCTTCCCCTTGGGGCGAAGTATCTCCGATCCACTGTAGGCGGACAGGAAAGCTCGAACCTCGTCCAAGGGCATCGCCCCAGCCTCCAAAAAACCGGTTCCCGGTTCTAACGATCCTACCGCCCATCTGTACCGATCCAGCTTACGAACCGCGACCAACCGTCCGTCGTTTCCGGCCTCTTCCGGGAGATAGGTCCCGGGAGTTACCAGCCTTATAACCTGACGATCCACCAGAGAACGGCCATTCGGCTCGGTCATCTGTTCGCAGATGGCCACGTGATAGCCTTTTTTTATCAATTTTCCAAGATAACTCTCCGACGCATGGTGAGGGATCCCGGCCATGGGGATCTTTTTGCCCTGGTCTCTGGCGGTCAAGGCTATATCGAGAACCTCCGATGCCACCTTGGCGTCGTCGAAAAAAAGCTCATAGAAATCTCCCATGCGAAAGAAAAGAAGAGCTTCGGGGTACTCGTTTTTCCACCGGACAAATTGCTCCAACATAGGAGTCATCTTTACTCCGTCCGGCAAGGTGAAGCTTTTCAACATATTACCTCCTCAGGGAATCCAGATATCCCTGCAATATCACCGTGGCGGCTACCTTGTCCACCTGACCCTTTCTTTTTTTTCTGGACACGTCTCCCTCGATCAACACCCTGTTGGCTATGGTGGAGGTGTATCTCTCGTCCCACATGACTATCTCCAAATCGGGAAAGGCCTCTCTTACCGCCTCGGTCTTGGCCTCCACGTTCTCGGCAGAAGGCCCCTTAGTTCCGTTCTCTCTTATGGGGAGCCCCACCACCACGGTGGATACGTCTCGAGAGGTGACGAGGTCCCTCAAATCGGAGAGCCAGTCTCCTTCGGCGTCCCATACCGCGACCCCCTGGGCGAAAGATCCCAGGGGGTCGCTCATGGCGACCCCTATTCGGACGGTCCCCATATCCAAAGCCACGATTCTTCTCGTCACTTTACGTACCCTTTCACTATGGCAACTGCCTTATCGAGGATATCCTTCATATCGTCGATTTTAGGGCCGCCAGCCTGGGCCATGGTGGGCCTACCGCCGCCTTTTCCACCGAACAATGCGGCCACTTCCTTGACTATCTTCCCTCCGTGCAGCCCCTTCTCCACGGCATCGCCACCGACCATACAGACCATCTGGGTACGATCTCCGTCGCTGGACATCAACAGGGTCACCGATCCGGTATCCTTATCCTTTATGCTGTCTCCGACCTCCCGAAGTTGATCGGGGGTAACTCCTTCTATAGAGGCCACGTAAAGGGATACTCCCTGCCCTATATCGGTCTTGACCACGCTCTCCCTGAGATCGTCCATAGCCGAACGGATTGTGTAACGCTGGAGTTTTTTCTGAAGCTCCCTGTTTTCCTCGTCCATGGACTTTATCTTCTCTATCAGCCTGGCTGGTCGGACCCCCAGATTTGAGGAAAGCTCTTTCAGGGTTCCGGTTATATTCTGGTAATTTCTGAAAGCATTCATCCCGGTCATGGCGGTAATACGCCTGATGCCCGATCCGATACTCTCGTCGTTGATGATCTTGAACAGACCTATCTCTCCGGTGGCGCAGACATGGACACCTCCGCAGAGCTCGGAGGAAAACTCAGAGATGGAGACCACTCTGACCTTGTCTCCGTACTTCTCCTCGAAAAGAGCCTTCGCCCCCAGGTTCTTGGCGGTTGCGAGATCGGTCTCGTCTACCTTGATAGTTTTGTTGTTCTGTATCTCCTGGTTCACCATGAGCTCCACCTCGTCCAGTTCGCCGGAGCTCAGAGGTTCGAAATGAGTGTAGTCGAAACGGAGGAATCGGTCGGATACCAAAGAACCGTTCTGTCTGACGTGCCCGCCAAGGACCCTTATCAAAGATTCATGGAGAAGATGGGTGGCGGTGTGGTTTTTTGTTATGGCCTCCCGTCTGTCCTTGTCCACCATGGCCCTAACCTCGCAGCCAGATTTTACGGTTCCGCTGGTGACTATTCCTCTGTGAACTATGAGATCTCCCGCCGGGTGAATTGTGTCCTCTACCTCTACAATGAAGCCGTCGCCCTTGACGAAGCCTTGGTCTCCCACCTGACCGCCTCTCTCGGCGTAGAAGGGAGTTCGTGACAACAGAAATTCAACAGAATCTCCCGTCGAGGCGCTGTCGACGACCTTCCCTTCCTTCATCAGAACTGTCAGATCTGCCTCCAGCTCGAGGGAATCGTACCCCAAGAAGGGAGTGGGTCCATGTTCAGAAAGCAACTCGGCGTAGAGATCTCCGGTCATCACGGAGTTGGCCTGTTTGCTGGAGGATCGAGCCCTCTCCCTTTGAACCTCCATCTCCCTTCGGAAGCCGTCCTCGTCGACGGAGAGCCCCTTTTCCTCGCAGATCTCCCTGGTCAGCTCCAGAGGATAACCGTAAGTATCGTAAAGCTCGAAGGCCACATCTCCGGGAAGTATGCTTCCATCTCCGGCAAATACCGAGGATATCTCCTGATGAAGGAGGTCACTGCCCTGCTCCAGGGTCCGGCCGAAACGTTTTTCCTCCACTGCCACCACCTGCTCTATGGTGAGACGGTTGTCCAGAAGCTCCCTGTAGGGATCGGCCATTATATCCATGACGTTCGGTATGAGGTCGGTCAGGAAGGCCTTCTTGAGCCCTATCAGCCTGCCGTAACGAGCGGCTCTTCTGAGCAGACGGCGCAGAACATAGCCCTGTCCGTCGTTAGAGGGAAGTATGCCGTCGGCTATCATGAAGGAGACCGCCCTTATGTGGTCCGAGATCACCTTAGCCGCCATATCCCCCTGGAGACCGTCGCCATATCCTATACCGGCCATGTCGCACACGTGGTCCATTATGGGACGGAACAGATCGGTCTCGAAATCGTTGCTGACCCCCTGGACAAGGGAAGTGAGTCTCTCCAGTCCCATTCCCGTATCGATGTTCTTCCTCGGCAGAGGAAGCAGAGAGCCATCCTCCTGGCGATCGTACTGAGTGAACACGTGATTCCATATCTCCAGATACCTGTCGCACTCGCAACCGGGTTTGCAGTCCGGCCCACAGGAAAAGGCCGGTCCCTGGTCGTAGAGGATCTCCGAGTCGGGGCCGCAGGGCCCCTGAGGTCCCATAAACCAGAAGTTCTCGTCCTCGCCGAAACGAAGTATACGGCTGTCGGGAAGTCCGACGTCCTTGTTCCAGACGTCGAAGGCCTCCTCGTCGTCCTTGTATATGGTGGCGTACATACGATCGGGATCTAGACCGATGACCTCGGTGAGAAACTCCCACCCCCATGTTATGGACTCTTTCTTGAAGTACCCTCCCCAGCTGAAGTTGCCGAGCATCTCAAAAAAGGTATGATGCCTGGCGGTACGTCCCACGTTGTCTATATCATTAGTGCGGACACACTTCTGAGAGGTTACCGCACTGTCCACATCCGGCTCGGCTATGCCGAGATAATACTTCTTGAAGGGGACCATACCTGCTATGGTGAACAACAGAGTAGGATCCTCGGGAACCAGGGAGAAGCTATCGTAGTGTTTGGCACCTTTGGAGACCCAGAAATCGACGAACAGTCGACGGATCTCCTTACCGCTTTTCCATTCCATTATTATCGGTCACCCCTAACGGCGTATCAGTTCAGCCCGTGCCTTACGGGCGTTGGAGAGGACTTCTTCCTCGTCCTGTCCGGGAAATTCCCCGTTTATGTAGATCCAGCTACCGTCCACCATGGTTCCCGCCACGTCGGAGGAGGAACCGGCATATACCAGGAATACCCCCAGGTTATCCTCGTTCACCCCTATATAGTTGGGGCCATCCAGATCGACCAGGACCAAGTCGGCTTTCCAGCCCTCTCTGATCAGTCCGGCTTTCTCGAACCCCAGAGCTCGATAGCCCTTGTAGGTGGCCCCGTCCAGTATCTCCTTAGCGGTCACGATGGACGGATCTCTCAAGACCCCCTTATGGATCAACGTCGCGGTTCTCAGCTCGCCCCACATATCGAGACGGTTGTTGCTGGCGGCTCCGTCGGTGCCCAAGGCCACCGAAACACCTTTGGAGAGCATAGAGCTGACTGGAGCCACCCCGCTGCCGAGCTTCAGATTGCTGCCAGGATTGTGTACCACCGTGGCCGGTACCCTCGAAAGATCGGAGAGCCCGTCCTCTGGAAACCAGACACAGTGAGCCAGTATGAGTCCAGAAACGTCGCACAGTCCGGTCTTCTCCAGATATTCCATGGCACCTGTTCCAAACTCGTCCTTCAGGTATCCCAGCTCCCATTCCGCCTCGAGATAGTGAAGGTGTACGGACATACCATTATCCTTGGCGGAGGAGGCTATCTTCTTCATGGCGTCTAATGGTACCGTATAGGGAGCATGGGGGCCCATCTGCACCGTTACCATGGGATCATCTTTATATCTATCGGCCAGAGCAAGCGATTCCTCTATTTTGGATTCGTCGTCTCCGACTATGCCGCGGCAGATCCCTGCCCTCATACCGCATGCCTTGGCGGCTTCTGCCACTTTGTCCATTTCGAAGTACATATCGCCGAAACAGGTGGTACCGGAAGAGGCCATCTCCATGAGGGCGGATCGGGTTCCCCAGTATATTCTCTCCGGGTTGAGGTTAGCCTCGACCGGCCAGATTTGTTCTTCCAGCCACTCTTTTAGAGGCCTCTCCTCTCCCAACCCCCTCAGAAGGCTCATGGCGGCATGGGTATGACAGTTCACGAAACCGGGTAGCACCGCCATCCGTCCCTTGCCGTCCACCACATCGTCTCCGATCAGGCTTCCTGCCTTCTCGACCGATGATATTTTTCCGTCCTCGATCAGGATATCGCCGGACCTCGCAGAATCCATCGATCCGTCGAGAAACATCACGTCCTTCAGAAGCATCGTCATGAACTCACTCCCTCCAGTCCACCATATAGGCCTTCTGAGACTCTGAAAGCTCGTCCAAAGAGACTCCCAGGGACTCCAGCTTGGTGGATACGACCAGACGGTCGATGTCCTCCGGAACCGGATAAAGTCTGGACTCCATGTCCCCGTGGCTCCTTTGAATATGGAGGGCGGACAGAAGCTGCAAGGCGAAGCTGAGATCCATTATCTCTATGGGATGTCCGTCTCCCGCCGCCAGGTTAACCAGGCGTCCCTCCCCCAGGAGGTAGATATTCCGGCCATCCTTCGTCCTATAGCAGGTAACGTTGGGTCTGACCTCGGAGACACTGGAGGCTATCGAGGTCAGATCGGACTTTGATATCTCCACATCGAAATGTCCTGCGTTGCCCAGTATGACTCCATCTTTCATCTTATCCATGTGCCTGGCGTTTATGACGTCCAGGTTGCCGGTCAAGGTGAGGAAGATATCTCCCAGGGGAGCGGCGGAATCCATGGTCATTACCTCGTGGCCGTCCATAAGGGCCTCGAACGCCCTGTGAGGGTTTATCTCGGTCACGACCACCCTGGCACCCAGGGCCTTTGCCCTCATGGCGACCCCTCTGCCACACCATCCGTAGCCTGCGACCACCACGACCTTGCCGGCTATGAGGCTGTTGGTGGTCCTCATCACCCCGTCCCACACGGACTGACCGGTGCCGTAGCGGTTGTCGAAAAGGTACTTGCTGTCCGCATCGTTGACGGAGATCATCGGAAAGGGGAGAATTCCCTGTCTCTCCATAGCCTTGAGCCTCTTGACCCCCGAGGTGGTCTCCTCCGAACCGCCTTTGACCTTTCCGATAAGGTCCTTCCTCTCGTCCAACAAGGTCGCCACTAGGTCGGCTCCGTCGTCGACTATTATCT carries:
- the mutS gene encoding DNA mismatch repair protein MutS, producing the protein MLKSFTLPDGVKMTPMLEQFVRWKNEYPEALLFFRMGDFYELFFDDAKVASEVLDIALTARDQGKKIPMAGIPHHASESYLGKLIKKGYHVAICEQMTEPNGRSLVDRQVIRLVTPGTYLPEEAGNDGRLVAVRKLDRYRWAVGSLEPGTGFLEAGAMPLDEVRAFLSAYSGSEILRPKGKIPEEIASLIESSPVVELPVEDFDPAGGARWLQHRWGLASLQGFGFQDGAPEIGVAAALLRYLEETQFGAARHVSGIAPVLSSRYLHLDVTTQRNLELFDGDGPSLYDILNRCKTACGRRRLREWITRPLMDPGEISRRLDVQETLLNFSDELNDLQKGLVHCKDIERSLARLHMRSGNPRDLAAIRDTLSALPSIEIALKGAGLSHLLPCSDDFRDVSDLLARGIEDSPSRVLGNGKIVRDGFDDKLDEWRGFAERGQEWLNDFTQRERDRLSIPRLKTGYSRVFGYYLEIGKGSMRDDLELPEDYRRRQTLVSAERYTTSELRDFEERMSRSEEEVRKRETELYGMLLEKTLEKTEKLQSLGRALGNLDVLVSLAEVSRERGYIRPDFNDGGDISIRGGRHPVVEAVQKEIPFVPNDVDMKMDGNRLAIVTGPNMAGKSTYLRMTALLVIMAQMGTYIPAESAELGLCDRVFTRLGARDELAFGNSTFMVEMVETANILHNVTDRSLVILDEVGRGTSTYDGMSIAWAVLEYLQGACGRCPKVLFATHYHELTALERRMPHVFNLRVEVEERPDGVTFLHRVIPGQADRSYGVEVARLAGLPRVVLCRAQELLERFEKRSDDGASVPEPSVQMEFFDLKGDAIIQELASLSPDELTPIQALEKVYELHEEARKAVKP
- the ruvX gene encoding Holliday junction resolvase RuvX encodes the protein MTRRIVALDMGTVRIGVAMSDPLGSFAQGVAVWDAEGDWLSDLRDLVTSRDVSTVVVGLPIRENGTKGPSAENVEAKTEAVREAFPDLEIVMWDERYTSTIANRVLIEGDVSRKKRKGQVDKVAATVILQGYLDSLRR
- the alaS gene encoding alanine--tRNA ligase, whose amino-acid sequence is MEWKSGKEIRRLFVDFWVSKGAKHYDSFSLVPEDPTLLFTIAGMVPFKKYYLGIAEPDVDSAVTSQKCVRTNDIDNVGRTARHHTFFEMLGNFSWGGYFKKESITWGWEFLTEVIGLDPDRMYATIYKDDEEAFDVWNKDVGLPDSRILRFGEDENFWFMGPQGPCGPDSEILYDQGPAFSCGPDCKPGCECDRYLEIWNHVFTQYDRQEDGSLLPLPRKNIDTGMGLERLTSLVQGVSNDFETDLFRPIMDHVCDMAGIGYGDGLQGDMAAKVISDHIRAVSFMIADGILPSNDGQGYVLRRLLRRAARYGRLIGLKKAFLTDLIPNVMDIMADPYRELLDNRLTIEQVVAVEEKRFGRTLEQGSDLLHQEISSVFAGDGSILPGDVAFELYDTYGYPLELTREICEEKGLSVDEDGFRREMEVQRERARSSSKQANSVMTGDLYAELLSEHGPTPFLGYDSLELEADLTVLMKEGKVVDSASTGDSVEFLLSRTPFYAERGGQVGDQGFVKGDGFIVEVEDTIHPAGDLIVHRGIVTSGTVKSGCEVRAMVDKDRREAITKNHTATHLLHESLIRVLGGHVRQNGSLVSDRFLRFDYTHFEPLSSGELDEVELMVNQEIQNNKTIKVDETDLATAKNLGAKALFEEKYGDKVRVVSISEFSSELCGGVHVCATGEIGLFKIINDESIGSGIRRITAMTGMNAFRNYQNITGTLKELSSNLGVRPARLIEKIKSMDEENRELQKKLQRYTIRSAMDDLRESVVKTDIGQGVSLYVASIEGVTPDQLREVGDSIKDKDTGSVTLLMSSDGDRTQMVCMVGGDAVEKGLHGGKIVKEVAALFGGKGGGRPTMAQAGGPKIDDMKDILDKAVAIVKGYVK
- a CDS encoding amidohydrolase — translated: MTMLLKDVMFLDGSMDSARSGDILIEDGKISSVEKAGSLIGDDVVDGKGRMAVLPGFVNCHTHAAMSLLRGLGEERPLKEWLEEQIWPVEANLNPERIYWGTRSALMEMASSGTTCFGDMYFEMDKVAEAAKACGMRAGICRGIVGDDESKIEESLALADRYKDDPMVTVQMGPHAPYTVPLDAMKKIASSAKDNGMSVHLHYLEAEWELGYLKDEFGTGAMEYLEKTGLCDVSGLILAHCVWFPEDGLSDLSRVPATVVHNPGSNLKLGSGVAPVSSMLSKGVSVALGTDGAASNNRLDMWGELRTATLIHKGVLRDPSIVTAKEILDGATYKGYRALGFEKAGLIREGWKADLVLVDLDGPNYIGVNEDNLGVFLVYAGSSSDVAGTMVDGSWIYINGEFPGQDEEEVLSNARKARAELIRR
- a CDS encoding adenosylhomocysteinase, with amino-acid sequence MRDFSVADMDMAPKGKQKLDWAWQYMPVLSSLERRYSGERPFDGVRLAACLHLEAKTACLLRTFARLGAEIFAAGSNPLSTQDDVCAALVSEGVHVFSHRGMDHDSYFGYLRDVLSSDPEIIVDDGADLVATLLDERKDLIGKVKGGSEETTSGVKRLKAMERQGILPFPMISVNDADSKYLFDNRYGTGQSVWDGVMRTTNSLIAGKVVVVAGYGWCGRGVAMRAKALGARVVVTEINPHRAFEALMDGHEVMTMDSAAPLGDIFLTLTGNLDVINARHMDKMKDGVILGNAGHFDVEISKSDLTSIASSVSEVRPNVTCYRTKDGRNIYLLGEGRLVNLAAGDGHPIEIMDLSFALQLLSALHIQRSHGDMESRLYPVPEDIDRLVVSTKLESLGVSLDELSESQKAYMVDWRE